The following are encoded together in the Candidatus Aegiribacteria sp. genome:
- a CDS encoding PadR family transcriptional regulator: MIDPSRSGEVSDDEVVATDRKFLKELSAGITSLALLSIMQNADEPMYGYQIAKFMEDKDEELPLIKHGVLYPVLRSLERNDLLSSIVEPSVSGPPRRYYTITDEGKQTLQRWIGIWERTSTMVNRVIGGVHDV, from the coding sequence ATGATTGACCCTTCCCGGTCCGGGGAAGTTTCTGATGATGAAGTAGTGGCGACCGACAGGAAGTTCCTGAAGGAATTGAGTGCCGGTATTACATCACTTGCGCTTCTCAGCATTATGCAGAATGCCGATGAACCCATGTACGGCTACCAGATCGCTAAATTCATGGAGGATAAAGATGAAGAACTCCCACTCATTAAGCACGGCGTACTCTATCCTGTTTTGAGGTCACTTGAGAGAAATGATCTTCTCTCAAGTATTGTGGAACCGTCGGTATCAGGTCCGCCAAGAAGGTACTACACAATCACTGATGAGGGCAAACAAACCCTTCAAAGATGGATAGGCATCTGGGAAAGGACAAGCACTATGGTGAACAGAGTAATTGGAGGTGTTCACGATGTATAA
- a CDS encoding sensor domain-containing protein, whose product MYKAIEEYLNSFRNELKGSDRATIQDALADAEDHLTTAVENKLSDRPVKTVEEAVKAVIDKYGAPDEVADHYRVVEEYTTPVLAAAKQKQGSKGLAKFCGIITEPVAWGALLYMILALATGIIYFTWAVTGLSVSAGLIVLIIGVPLTWLFFLSFRGIALVEGRIVEALLGVRMPRRTVFIRKGNGWWGSVKGVFTTRSTWSSLLYLILMLPLGTLYFSVFITLIAVSLSMIADPILELVFRVPVFDFPEAWWTPVWLMPFVVVAGALLFLSTLHLAKLTGKIHGKFARAMLVS is encoded by the coding sequence ATGTATAAAGCAATTGAAGAATACCTGAATTCATTCAGAAATGAATTGAAAGGCAGTGACAGGGCAACCATCCAGGACGCCCTGGCAGACGCTGAGGATCATCTCACAACCGCTGTTGAGAATAAGTTGTCCGATCGTCCCGTGAAGACAGTAGAAGAAGCTGTTAAGGCCGTTATCGACAAGTATGGAGCCCCCGATGAGGTTGCTGATCATTATCGAGTGGTGGAGGAGTACACAACCCCCGTCCTTGCGGCTGCGAAACAGAAGCAGGGCAGTAAAGGACTTGCGAAGTTCTGCGGCATAATTACTGAACCTGTGGCATGGGGGGCGCTTCTGTACATGATCCTTGCTCTTGCTACAGGTATCATTTACTTCACGTGGGCTGTTACAGGGCTCTCTGTATCTGCGGGTCTTATTGTGCTGATAATAGGTGTCCCGCTGACATGGCTCTTCTTTCTCTCCTTCAGGGGTATAGCGCTGGTCGAGGGAAGGATAGTAGAAGCGTTGCTGGGAGTGAGAATGCCGCGCCGGACGGTCTTCATCAGGAAGGGCAATGGCTGGTGGGGAAGCGTTAAGGGTGTCTTTACCACAAGGAGCACATGGTCATCTCTTCTGTATCTGATACTCATGCTTCCGCTTGGGACACTCTATTTCAGCGTATTCATAACGCTTATTGCCGTTTCACTGAGCATGATCGCGGATCCGATTCTTGAGCTGGTTTTCAGGGTACCTGTATTCGATTTTCCAGAAGCATGGTGGACACCTGTATGGCTGATGCCGTTCGTGGTTGTTGCCG
- a CDS encoding amidohydrolase → MNQKQYQELIRIRQHLHSIPELSGKESSTAEYLKALLLGCNPDNLITELGGTGIAAVFNGPITGPRILLRCDMDAIPVLEKMDLPYSSTMDGISHKCGHDGHMAIMAGIAKWLSENRPDSGSVVLLFQPAEETGEGAIRVLKDPRFQDIMPDFVFALHNLPGFPIGSIILRTGIFASASRGMVIELSGSSSHAAEPDLGRSPALAIALMIQTFNDFPASDNPMNDLANATITHARIGEPVFGTSPGKGLLMVTLRSGNMKAMKSLSQRSEDSVREIANSCELNVQISWTEEFPLTENSENTVDLVRTAAEYLGLEIIQPDKPFPWSEDFGHFTMSYPGTLFGIGAGIHSSALHSPEYDFPDELITTGVNVFRQIIEYYSIK, encoded by the coding sequence ATGAATCAGAAGCAATATCAGGAACTGATAAGGATAAGACAGCATCTTCACAGTATTCCTGAGCTGTCAGGAAAGGAATCATCCACAGCTGAGTATCTGAAAGCACTTCTGCTAGGCTGCAATCCGGACAATCTGATAACGGAACTTGGCGGTACAGGAATAGCAGCAGTCTTCAATGGTCCAATCACAGGCCCCAGGATTCTTCTAAGGTGTGACATGGATGCGATACCGGTTCTGGAGAAAATGGATCTGCCTTACTCCTCAACTATGGATGGGATTTCCCACAAGTGCGGACACGATGGACATATGGCAATAATGGCAGGTATCGCGAAGTGGCTATCGGAAAACCGTCCAGATTCTGGATCCGTTGTTCTGCTCTTCCAGCCTGCTGAAGAAACCGGGGAGGGAGCTATTCGGGTTCTGAAAGACCCGCGGTTTCAGGATATAATGCCTGACTTTGTCTTCGCTCTGCACAATCTGCCAGGATTTCCAATCGGAAGCATAATTCTGCGTACAGGTATTTTCGCTTCCGCATCCAGAGGTATGGTAATCGAGCTTTCAGGATCCTCTTCGCACGCCGCTGAACCGGACCTGGGCCGAAGCCCTGCCCTTGCGATAGCCTTGATGATCCAGACTTTCAATGATTTTCCGGCTTCTGATAATCCCATGAACGATCTCGCGAATGCAACCATAACTCACGCGAGAATAGGAGAGCCCGTATTCGGAACTTCCCCCGGTAAGGGGCTTCTGATGGTAACTCTGAGATCTGGCAATATGAAAGCAATGAAATCTCTGTCACAGCGGTCTGAAGATAGTGTAAGGGAAATTGCGAATTCCTGCGAGCTTAATGTTCAAATAAGCTGGACAGAAGAATTTCCATTGACAGAGAACTCAGAAAATACCGTTGACCTGGTCAGAACAGCCGCGGAATATCTTGGACTTGAGATAATCCAGCCTGATAAACCTTTCCCATGGTCTGAGGATTTCGGTCACTTCACTATGAGCTATCCAGGAACCCTCTTCGGAATCGGAGCCGGAATCCACTCATCCGCGCTGCACAGCCCGGAATACGACTTTCCCGATGAGCTTATTACTACTGGAGTCAATGTTTTCAGACAAATCATAGAGTACTACAGCATAAAGTAA
- a CDS encoding glutamine--tRNA ligase/YqeY domain fusion protein, giving the protein MISENTIEHGTNFIREIVEKDLLDGKHGGRIHTRFPPEPNGYLHIGHAKAICIDFGIAEEYNGICNLRFDDTNPVKEDVKYVESIQKDIKWLGFDWEDRLFFASDYFEQMYMYAEQLIEKGVAYVCDLSAEDVRKYRGTLTEPGINSPYRNRSAEESLDLFRRMKTGEFPSGSRTLRAKIDMSSPNMNMRDPAIYRILKKSHHRTGNEWCIYPMYDYAHCLEDSIEGITHSLCSLEFENNRPIYDWILDQLGVFHPQQIEFARLNLTYTVMYKRKLAQLVEDGYVNGWDDPRMPTLSGLRRRGVTSESIRNFIDRIGVAKRDSTVDMALLDFCIREDLNIRAERRMGVLDPLKVVIENYPEDLTEEMEFVNNPEDEEAGTRMVPFSRELFIERQDFMEDPPKKFFRLAPGREVRLRYAYFIACRDIVKDEYGNIIELRCTYDPETRGGNAPDGRKVKGTIHWVSAEHSLKAEVRLYDRLFTVENPLAEDDFMKTINPDSLSVLTGCRLEPSAADFKAGVPLQFERKGYFCADPESMPDKLIFNRTISLRDTWKKIQRNTGGE; this is encoded by the coding sequence ATGATATCTGAAAACACGATTGAACACGGTACCAATTTCATAAGAGAAATCGTAGAGAAAGACCTGCTTGATGGCAAGCACGGCGGAAGGATACACACGAGGTTCCCGCCGGAGCCGAATGGATACCTTCATATCGGCCATGCAAAAGCGATCTGCATTGATTTTGGAATAGCTGAAGAGTATAACGGTATATGCAATCTTCGATTCGACGATACAAACCCGGTAAAGGAAGATGTCAAATATGTGGAATCAATACAGAAAGATATCAAATGGCTTGGATTTGACTGGGAAGACAGGCTGTTCTTCGCTTCTGACTATTTCGAGCAGATGTACATGTATGCCGAGCAGTTAATTGAGAAAGGTGTTGCATATGTTTGCGATCTTTCCGCTGAGGATGTCCGGAAATACAGGGGGACACTAACTGAACCTGGAATTAACAGCCCTTACAGAAACCGCTCAGCGGAGGAGAGCCTTGATCTCTTCCGGAGGATGAAAACGGGTGAATTCCCCAGCGGTTCGAGAACACTCAGAGCGAAGATTGATATGTCTTCTCCAAACATGAACATGCGCGATCCGGCAATTTACCGCATACTGAAGAAGAGTCACCACAGAACGGGTAACGAGTGGTGCATATACCCCATGTATGACTATGCGCACTGTCTTGAGGATTCAATTGAAGGAATAACACACTCACTCTGCTCGCTTGAATTCGAGAATAACCGACCGATATATGACTGGATACTCGACCAGCTTGGAGTATTTCATCCTCAGCAGATCGAGTTTGCCAGGCTGAACCTCACGTACACTGTGATGTACAAGCGCAAACTCGCTCAACTCGTGGAAGATGGATACGTAAACGGCTGGGATGACCCGCGGATGCCTACTCTTTCAGGACTCAGGCGGAGAGGAGTAACTTCTGAATCGATAAGGAATTTCATTGACAGAATAGGAGTCGCGAAAAGGGACAGCACTGTGGACATGGCACTCCTCGATTTCTGCATCAGAGAAGACCTGAACATTCGAGCAGAAAGAAGAATGGGTGTTCTTGACCCGCTCAAGGTGGTTATAGAAAACTATCCTGAGGATCTGACAGAGGAGATGGAATTCGTAAATAATCCTGAGGACGAAGAAGCGGGAACAAGGATGGTTCCTTTCTCAAGGGAACTGTTCATAGAAAGACAGGACTTCATGGAAGATCCGCCAAAGAAGTTCTTCAGACTGGCACCGGGAAGAGAAGTACGCCTGAGATACGCCTATTTCATAGCCTGCAGGGATATAGTAAAGGATGAATACGGCAATATTATAGAGCTTCGGTGTACATATGACCCTGAGACCCGTGGCGGCAACGCCCCTGATGGAAGAAAGGTGAAGGGAACGATTCACTGGGTATCAGCAGAGCATTCCCTGAAGGCAGAAGTCAGACTCTACGACAGGCTTTTTACTGTGGAAAATCCTCTCGCAGAGGATGATTTCATGAAGACTATAAACCCTGATTCACTTTCAGTTCTCACCGGTTGCAGACTCGAACCATCAGCTGCTGATTTCAAAGCTGGTGTTCCTCTGCAGTTCGAAAGAAAGGGATATTTCTGCGCAGATCCAGAATCCATGCCGGATAAGCTTATCTTTAACAGAACGATCTCTCTTCGAGATACGTGGAAAAAGATCCAGCGTAATACCGGTGGGGAATAG